In Desulfonatronovibrio magnus, the DNA window TACGGTTACCTCAAACCATATTCACTTGCTGGTACACGGTCATGAAGACAAAGATGTTATACCCAGGTCTTTACAATTAATAGCTGGCAGAACCGGCCAGGAATACAATCAGAGAAAAAAGCGTAAGGGTGCTTTCTGGGAAGACAGGTATCACGCTACAGCAGTGGATGTTGATGAGCACCTTGTTCGATGTCTGATCTATATAGACCTTCACCCGGTGAAATAGCTTGAGATCATCCTAT includes these proteins:
- a CDS encoding transposase — protein: MPRANRYFLPDHVWHITHRCHKKEFLLKFAKDRSTWVKWLFEAKKRYGLQILNYTVTSNHIHLLVHGHEDKDVIPRSLQLIAGRTGQEYNQRKKRKGAFWEDRYHATAVDVDEHLVRCLIYIDLHPVK